The Streptomyces sp. M92 nucleotide sequence GTGTGCAGCACGGAGTCCTTGTTCTCGGTGTCCAGGGCGTCCGACTGGTGCTTGAGCGGCATCACGTCGATGGGCTCCGCGGTGAGCGCGTTCACGGCGCCGTTGAGGCTGGTGGGCGTGATGTCGGCGGGGTCGTAGGCGAACGCGGGGGCGGCGGAGCCGGCGGCGACCAGGGAACCGGCGACCACGGCGGCGGCCTTGAGGGACTTCATCGTGTTCCTTTCTTCGGTGACTCGGCACGTCACCGGAGGAAATGCTGACGCCCTGCCTAACGACCTGTACCGGGCACGGAAACCCCGCGTCCGGAAGACATATGAGATCCCTTGATGACGGAATGCCCGGTGACGGAATCATGCTCGGCGGCGGAACACGCTCGGTGCCGGAACACGCTCGGTGGCGCAATGGGAAAGGGCCGCCGCGCCACCCCGGAAAAGGCGGGGTGGCGCGGCGGCCCGGAACGCCGAGGGCGTCAGGAGGGGTTCGCCGGCAGCGGCGCGGCCGGGGCGGCGGCCTCCGGGGCGGCGGCCTCCGGAGCGGCCGGCAGCGCGGGCAGTCCGGCCAGGTCCGCGGCGGGCAGCCCACCGCCGACCAGCGTGGCGGCGACGACGTTGACGACGCCGGTCACCACGTCCTTGACGGCCGGGCTCACCTGTTCGGCGGTGCCGGAGGTGCTGGCCTTGATCAGGGCGTCGATCTGCTTCTGCAGGTCGGCGTAGGCGGAGGCGGTCAGGTCGGCCGCCGCCGCGGTCTCGTCGCTGTCCTGCGCCGCGACGGGCGCCGGCAGCGTGACCGGGGTCTCGGCCTCCGGGGCGGTCACGACCGGCGGCTGGGCCGGGGTGCTCGTGCCCGGCGTGGTCGTCGCCGTGTCGTCGGCGTCCGCGTCCGCCGCCTCGGCCTTGGCGAGGGCGTCCTTGACGGCGGCGGAGAGCTGGTCCGCGTCGGTGGCGGCGAGCTTGCCGTTGTCGGCCTTGAGTACGGCGCCGAGCAGGTCGGTCACCGGCGTCAGCACGCCGCCCAGGCCGGCCAGGCTGCCGACCTGGTCCTGCAGTTCGGCGGCGTCGGGCAGGGGCGCGTGGGATGCCACGTGGGTGCGTTCCCGGACCGATTCGCCATCGGCCGCCATCACCGCCGGCCCGGAGAGACCGATCAGGAGGCCGGCGGTGAGGGCGGTGGTGGCGATTCGCCGTGCGGGCAGACGCATGAGGGGTTCCTTTCGGTGGTGCGTCGGATCTTGTGCCCACCGTGGAAGCGCCCGTGCCGCTCTGCAACCGAGCCGTGACCGTACGTCCGCACCCGCTTCTCCCCCCGTCGGCGTCCTGCCTGGTGGGGCGGCCTGTCAAGGCCCGTCCGCCGTGTCGGCGCGCACACCCCCCATTCGGGGCAGCACACCGCCGTCCGCGCGGCAACGCGAACCGGCCGCCCGCTCGCGGAGGAACCGCGGTACGGACGGCCGGTGCGGGGTTCGAGCCGAGGGTCAGTCGTTCTCGCACTCGTTGCCGAACGCCGGGTTCAGCAGGCCGATGATGTCGACCGTGTTGCCGCAGACGTTGACCGGGATGTGGACCGGGACCTGCACGACGTTGCCCGACAGGACGCCCGGGGAGTGAGCGGCGGCGGCCTGCGCGCCGGCGTCGGCAGCGGCGACACCGGCGGTGCCCGCCACCGCGGCGGCGGCGACGGAGGTCAGGGCCAGGCCCTTCGCGATACGCGACATGGAGAAGTGCTCCTTGGGGTTGACACAAACATCCGGGCGGGTGCCCGGCGCAGTGTCAACGCGTGGCACACGCGTGAGTTGTGCCGCCGAAAGGGTGATCTCGCGGAAAGTGACGTTCACGGTTCCAACACACTTGCCCGGTTTCACCGTATTAGTACGGATAGCGGCTAGAGTCCCACACCATCCGACGCATCCCTGGTGCGCCACTGCGGGGCATCGACCGAGGGCACTCTCCGAGAGCTCCGGACGTGGCGGTGACCAGCCGGTTTTCTGCGGTGAGGCGCGTTTTCGCCCGTCCCGAGCATGTTCCGTGAGCGAGGAAACGCGTATGCACCTGTCACCGACCGACTCCCGGTCACGGGTTCTGCACGTCACCCAGCCGGTGGACGGCGGGGTCGCCCGAGTCGTGACCGACCTGACACGGGCTCAGCTCGCCGCGGGACTGCGCGTCACGGTCGCCTGTCCGGACGATGGCTCTCTCGCCGCCGGGCTCCGTTCGCTCGGCGCCGACGTGCGGCACTGGCCGGCGACGCGGTCGCCGGGCCCGGGCCTGCCGGCGGAGGTACGGCGGCTCGCCCGCGTGATCGGGAACGTGCGGCCCGACCTGGTGCACGCGCACAGCGCGAAGGCCGGCCTCGCGGTGCGGCTCGCCGTGCGGGGTGGGGTACCGACGGTGTTCCAGCCGCACGCCTGGTCGTTCGAGGCGGTCGGCGGGGCCGCCGCGGCGCTCGCGCTCGGCTGGGAACGGTGGGGCGCGCGCTGGGCGGCGCGCACGGTGTGCGTGAGCGAGGCGGAACGGGCGCGCGGGGTGCGGGCCGGGATTCGCGGGCGGTGGGCGGTGATCCCGAACGGCGTCGACCCCGGCCGCTTCGGCACCGTCACCGCGCAGGAGGTGGACGCCGTCCGGCTGCGGTGCGGCGCCGGCCCCGACGCCCCGCTGGTGGTGTGCGTGGGCCGTCTGTGCCGGCAGAAGGGGCAGGACATTCTCCTGACCGCCTGGGAGTCGGTGCTCGCGCGGGTGCCGGGGGCCAGGCTGGTACTGGTCGGTGACGGCCCGGACCGCGCCCGTCTCACGGCACGCGCCTCGGCGTACGGCTTCGGGGTCGCGGCAGTTCCCGGTGGCGGGGCACGGCCGGGCCGACGGCCCCCCGCCCCGGTGCTGTTCGCCGGTGCCGTCGCGGACGCCGCCCCCTGGTACCGGGCCGCCGACCTGGTCGTCCTGCCGTCGCGCTGGGAGGGCATGGCGCTCGCCCCGCTGGAGGCGATGGCCTGCGGCCGGCCCGTGGTGACGACCGGTGTGGACGGCGCCCGCGAGGTGCTGCCGGCCGCGCTCGTCCCGCACTGCCTGGTGCCGCCCGGGGACGCGGTGGCGCTGGCCGACGCCGTGAGCGGGCTGCTGCTCGACGCGCCGCTGCGCACGTCGCTGGGCCTGCGGGGGCGCGCGCACGTCCGGTCCGCGCACGACGTACGCCGCACCGCCGCCGCGGTCGCCGCGGTCTACGCCGACCTCCTCGGCGGGGCGGGAGCGGCCGGACACGGGGCGGCGGGCGAGACACGCGTCCTCCCCAGACCCGTGGGCCGGCCGGTCGTCGCGTCCACCGAGTACAGGGAGTCCACGCACCCGTGACCGCGGAAAGCACCGTCCCCACCCCCGCCGGCCAGCCGCGCGACCTCGGCGCCTCCCCCGTCTCGCTACTGCCGCGGCGCACCGGCGCCGCGGGCTTCCGGCTCCCCGCCGGGCGTCCCGTTCCCCGGCCGGACTCCCCGCTGCCGCTGATCGTGGCGGACGGCACGGCGGCCCTGCCGGGTTCGCTGCTCCTGACCGGCGCCCCGCACCAGCCGCTGCTCGCGGTGCTGCTGGTCACCGCCTCGGTGCTGCTGCGCCCGCGCCCCGCCGCCCGGCGGCTGCCGGGCGCGCTGGACGACCTGCCCGCCCTGTGCGGCCGTGTCGCGGTGCTCTGGCTGTCGCTCGGGGCGCTCGTCGCGGCGTACGCCCCACCGCACGCGCTGTCCGCCCGCACCCTGCTCCTCGGCTTCCTCGTGCACGCGGCGACGGGCTGCGCGGGCCGGGGCGTCGTGCACCGGGCGCCGCGCCGTACCGCGCGCCGGGCCCGCCCCCGCGCCGCCGCGGCCCGCCCCGCCGCGCCGCGCGGCCGTGCGCGCGGCCGCGGCCGTGCTGCCCGCCGCGCTGCGGGGTGCGCCCGGTCCGCTCGTGGCTCGGCCGCTGCGCGAGCCGCGCTGCGGGGTGCGCCCGGTCGGGCTCGTGGCCGACGAGCCCGGCGGCACACCGGGCGGCCTGCCCGTGCTGACCACGGGCGAGGAGGTGCGGCGGGCGGTCGTGCAGAACGGCGTACGGGACGTACTGGCCGTGCACCCGTCCGGGCGCGGCCGTCAGGGCGCGCTGCTGCGGGCGCTGGCCGAGTCGGGGTGCGCGGTGTGGGAGGTCGAGGCGGACACCCCCTCCCGCGCCGACGCCCCCGCCGCCTCGTCCGCGGGCCGGGACCGGCTCGCCGGATTCGCCTGCCGGCGCCTGGAGCCAGACGTCCGGCGGCCGGGCGGCGCCGGCAAGCGGGTGCTGGACGTGACGGTGTCCGGGGCGCTGCTGCTGCTGCTGAGCCCGCTGCTGCTGGCCTGCGCGGCCGTGCTGAGGCTGGTCGGCGGCCCGGGCGTGGTGTTCCGGCAGGAGCGCGTCGGCAAGGACGGCGCGCCGTTCACGCTGCTGAAGTTCCGCACCCACCGCCCGGCCGACGCGCACGAGTCGGCGACCCGGTGGAGCGTGGCGGACGAGCGGCGGATGCCCTGGTTCTGCCGCTTCCTGCGCCGTACCTCGCTCGACGAGCTGCTCCAGCTGTGGAACGTCTTCCGGGGCGACATGAGCCTGGTCGGCCCGCGTCCCGAACGCCCGTACTTCGTGGCGCGGTTCAGCCAGACCTACCCGGGATACGCCGCCCGCCACCGGGTGCCGGCCGGCATCACGGGACTGGCCCAGATCAACGGGCTGCGCGGCGACACCTCCATCGAGGACCGGGCCCGCTTCGACAACGCCTACATCGACGACTGGTCGCTGTGGCAGGACGTCTGCATCCTGCTGCGCACCGCCGTCGCGCTCGTGCGGCCGTCGGGGAGCTGAGCGAGGTGGCCCACGCCCTGCCCCTGGCGCCCGCGGCGCGCGTACGCCGACGGCTGCCGCCCGTGCTGGCCGTGGTGGCGGTCGTCGCGCTGCTCGCCCTGCCGGTCGCGGGTGACGGCACGGACGGCGCGCACCCGGCGGACCTGGCCTCGGGGCTGGCGGTGCTGTACTGCGCCGTCCGGCTGGTACGGGACCGGCGGCGCCCCCTGTCCGGCAGGGCGGCCGCGGTGCTGGGGCTGCCCGTGCTCGGTCTCGCCGTCGCCGCCATGGGCGCGCTGTCGCCGGGGGCGGGGCTCACCGGGCTCGGCCGCTACCTCCAGGTCTTCGTCCTCGTCCCCGCCACCGTGCTGCTGCTGGTCCGCGACCGCGGTGACGTGCGGCTGCTCGCCTGGTCGACGGTGGGGCTGGCGGCGTGGCAGGGGGCGGTCGGCGTCCACCAGTACGTCACCGGGACCGGGGCCTCCTACCGGGGCGAGCAGGTCCGGGCCGTGGGCACCTTCGGGCCGCAGGACGTGATGGGCATGGCCACGGTGGTCTCCCTGGGCGTGGTCTGCGCGGTGGGACTGGCGCTGGGCCGGACGCCGGCGCGGCAGCGGCTGCTCGCCGCGGGGTGCGCGCTCGTCCTGCTGCTGCCGCTGGCCCTGTCGTTCAGCCGCGGGGCGTGGATCGCGACGGCTCTGACGTGCGCGGCCCAGTTGCTGCTCGCGGGGGTGCGCCGGGCGCTGGC carries:
- the chpG gene encoding chaplin ChpG, encoding MSRIAKGLALTSVAAAAVAGTAGVAAADAGAQAAAAHSPGVLSGNVVQVPVHIPVNVCGNTVDIIGLLNPAFGNECEND
- a CDS encoding glycosyltransferase — encoded protein: MHLSPTDSRSRVLHVTQPVDGGVARVVTDLTRAQLAAGLRVTVACPDDGSLAAGLRSLGADVRHWPATRSPGPGLPAEVRRLARVIGNVRPDLVHAHSAKAGLAVRLAVRGGVPTVFQPHAWSFEAVGGAAAALALGWERWGARWAARTVCVSEAERARGVRAGIRGRWAVIPNGVDPGRFGTVTAQEVDAVRLRCGAGPDAPLVVCVGRLCRQKGQDILLTAWESVLARVPGARLVLVGDGPDRARLTARASAYGFGVAAVPGGGARPGRRPPAPVLFAGAVADAAPWYRAADLVVLPSRWEGMALAPLEAMACGRPVVTTGVDGAREVLPAALVPHCLVPPGDAVALADAVSGLLLDAPLRTSLGLRGRAHVRSAHDVRRTAAAVAAVYADLLGGAGAAGHGAAGETRVLPRPVGRPVVASTEYRESTHP
- a CDS encoding O-antigen ligase family protein, with translation MAHALPLAPAARVRRRLPPVLAVVAVVALLALPVAGDGTDGAHPADLASGLAVLYCAVRLVRDRRRPLSGRAAAVLGLPVLGLAVAAMGALSPGAGLTGLGRYLQVFVLVPATVLLLVRDRGDVRLLAWSTVGLAAWQGAVGVHQYVTGTGASYRGEQVRAVGTFGPQDVMGMATVVSLGVVCAVGLALGRTPARQRLLAAGCALVLLLPLALSFSRGAWIATALTCAAQLLLAGVRRALAVGAAVVAAGVVLVGGFGVGTAMLQERVGSITRVADAPDQSVTDRYTMWAAAVGMWHERPLTGVGLKGFPEHRDGHASLALSSGSETDGAGAGYHRQPLLSPHNMYLLVLAEQGLFGLLTLAGSWLALLVLGLRRLRAVRRSGRAGQDCALVACGLLVWQLTDFAYADIGGPSTVLTAVCFGLAAWWGLGTDATVGPAPVPAPAPLSAPAPVPAPGTKEAPAP